Proteins encoded within one genomic window of Triticum aestivum cultivar Chinese Spring chromosome 2D, IWGSC CS RefSeq v2.1, whole genome shotgun sequence:
- the LOC123055358 gene encoding peroxidase 66 → MASSSSLLAVLGTLALLLSPSASALSSTLSPDFHAETCPQLDGIVRAAVQAALTREIAIAAGLVRIYFHDCFPQGCDASILLNSTSARETALGPNLTIQPRAMQLVESIRSTAHAACGPVVSCADITLLATRAAIVASGGPTFPVPLGNLDSLAPASQDKVFDLPSPATTSVAALVQSFGTRGLGDVADLVALSGAHTIGRSQCGSFSDRSQRADDTFSRKLAANCSKNPDRLQNLDVVTPDLFDNGYYKALGFNQGVFTSDMALIKNKTTAPIVKQFAASKEAFFAQFAKSMTKLASVPKPAGNVGEIRRLSCFRTNAQTAVVIETAVDAAGEEDEEGVAASA, encoded by the coding sequence ATGGCGAGCAGCAGCTCACTGCTGGCCGTCCTGGGCACCCTGGCCCTGCTGCTCTCCCCATCCGCCTCAGCCCTCTCGTCCACGCTGTCCCCGGACTTCCACGCGGAGACGTGCCCGCAGCTGGACGGCATCGTGCGCGCGGCGGTGCAGGCCGCCCTCACGAGGGAAATCGCCATCGCCGCCGGCCTCGTCCGCATCTACTTCCACGACTGCTTCCCGCAGGGCTGCGACGCCTCCATCCTCCTCAACTCCACCTCCGCCCGCGAGACGGCGCTGGGCCCCAACCTCACCATCCAGCCGCGCGCCATGCAGCTCGTCGAGTCCATCCGGTCCACGGCGCACGCCGCCTGCGGGCccgtcgtctcctgcgccgacatcaCCCTGCTCGCCACCCGCGCCGCCATCGTCGCGTCCGGCGGGCCCACCTTCCCCGTGCCCCTCGGAAACCTCGACAGCCTTGCCCCGGCGTCACAGGACAAGGTGTTCGACCTcccgtcgccggccaccaccaGCGTCGCCGCTCTGGTGCAGTCCTTCGGCACCAGGGGCCTCGGCGACGTCGCCGACCTCGTGGCGCTCTCCGGAGCGCACACCATTGGCCGGTCGCAGTGCGGCAGCTTCTCCGACCGGTCTCAGCGCGCCGACGACACCTTCTCCAGGAAGCTCGCCGCCAACTGCAGCAAGAACCCGGACCGGCTGCAGAACCTGGACGTGGTCACCCCGGACCTGTTCGACAACGGGTACTACAAGGCGCTGGGGTTCAACCAGGGCGTGTTCACCTCCGACATGGCGCTGATCAAGAACAAGACCACCGCACCCATCGTGAAGCAGTTCGCCGCGAGCAAGGAGGCCTTCTTCGCGCAGTTCGCCAAGTCGATGACCAAGCTCGCCAGCGTGCCCAAGCCGGCGGGCAACGTCGGGGAGATCCGCCGCCTCAGCTGCTTTAGGACCAACGCCCAGACCGCCGTAGTCATCGAGACTGCCGTGGACGCCGCCGGTGAGGAGGATGAGGAGGGCGTCGCTGCTTCCGCATGA